One genomic segment of Chitinophaga sancti includes these proteins:
- a CDS encoding PLP-dependent aspartate aminotransferase family protein, whose protein sequence is MKIATQLLHSIPIDELTGAISVPIYQTSTFVQESPGINKGFEFSRANNPTRKVLENIICSLEEGHAGFAFASGMAAIDAVMKLLKSGDEIMAVEDTYGGIFQMFQHMFERFGIKANFVDTSNTDKVLAAITPNTKMIWLESPTNPTLRVSDIKSISKIAKQHNVLLVVDNTLCTPLLQQPIPMGADIVIHSATKYLAGHTDVIAGLVVVNTKILADQLRFNQNISGSILSPFEAWLTIRGIETLCLRLDKQCSNAMAIAAWLSAHPAVDKVFYPGLASHKNHHIARKQQKQYGALVSFSLKSDNIKNAIRVVNATRLFKLAESFGGVKSMLDHPATMTHRNIPEEHRKKTGLADSCIRLSVGIEDAEDLINDLKQALDKLNLPAGKQITVLQ, encoded by the coding sequence TTGAAAATAGCTACACAGTTATTACATAGTATCCCGATAGATGAATTGACGGGCGCCATTTCCGTTCCCATCTATCAGACCTCTACCTTCGTACAGGAATCACCCGGCATCAACAAAGGGTTTGAATTCTCCCGTGCCAACAATCCTACCCGCAAGGTGCTGGAAAACATTATCTGCAGCCTCGAAGAAGGCCACGCAGGTTTTGCCTTTGCCAGTGGTATGGCCGCGATCGATGCAGTAATGAAACTATTAAAATCAGGAGATGAGATCATGGCTGTCGAAGATACTTATGGCGGTATCTTCCAGATGTTCCAGCATATGTTTGAACGCTTTGGCATCAAAGCAAACTTTGTAGACACCAGCAATACCGACAAAGTACTGGCTGCCATCACGCCAAATACAAAAATGATCTGGCTGGAATCGCCCACCAACCCTACATTACGCGTATCCGATATCAAATCCATCAGCAAGATAGCCAAACAGCACAACGTACTGCTGGTAGTAGACAATACCCTGTGTACACCACTGCTGCAACAACCTATTCCAATGGGTGCAGACATCGTGATACATAGTGCTACCAAGTATCTTGCAGGGCATACCGATGTAATCGCAGGACTGGTTGTAGTCAACACCAAAATACTGGCCGATCAGTTACGTTTCAATCAAAATATTTCAGGAAGTATACTCAGTCCCTTCGAAGCATGGCTTACGATCAGAGGCATTGAAACCCTCTGCCTGCGCCTCGATAAGCAATGTAGCAATGCCATGGCCATCGCCGCCTGGCTCTCTGCACATCCCGCTGTGGATAAGGTTTTCTATCCCGGACTGGCATCGCACAAAAACCACCACATCGCCCGTAAGCAACAAAAGCAATACGGTGCACTCGTGAGCTTCTCTCTCAAAAGTGACAACATCAAAAATGCAATCAGAGTAGTGAACGCCACCCGGCTGTTTAAACTCGCAGAAAGCTTTGGTGGTGTAAAGAGTATGCTGGATCATCCAGCTACTATGACACACCGGAATATTCCGGAAGAACACCGCAAGAAAACAGGTCTCGCGGATTCCTGCATCCGCCTCTCTGTAGGTATTGAAGATGCAGAAGATCTCATTAACGACCTCAAACAGGCACTGGATAAACTGAACCTGCCTGCAGGTAAACAAATTACAGTTTTACAATAA
- a CDS encoding DUF2851 family protein has product MTIVQIAPLLTEELFQYIWQHRLFTLSHLHTIEGEPVQVLQPGVLNTNDGPDFSNARLRIGDATWAGNVELHLKTSDWYRHNHQRDLRYKNVILHVVFEHDLDETTTQGIPCLELQSAIPKMLLNRYAQLKHSGHFVPCGGNVATVERLIWRNWKDRMLVERLESRANMMKEWLNKSRNNWEECCYWAIAHSYGMPVNGDAFLKLAQSLPYTLLVRNKHNLVQLEALLFGQAGMLEGQFVDDYPLELQAEYVFLKRKYQLLSLLPHQWRWLRMRPSSFPSVRLASLAVLLQQGRDLFARLLEMKDLQHFQQVLFAQPEGYWKDHYRFDTPAVVMRRPGIMVTRNVIINSILPLLYLYGREKGLPEYQEKALGMMETLPAEENSVMEGWKKVGILAGDAADSQALLHLKQHYCEEKRCLECAVGCKLLKTGIAL; this is encoded by the coding sequence ATGACCATTGTTCAGATTGCCCCGCTCCTCACAGAGGAGCTGTTCCAATATATTTGGCAACATCGTTTGTTTACCCTTTCCCACTTGCATACGATAGAAGGAGAGCCTGTGCAGGTACTTCAACCGGGAGTACTGAATACCAATGATGGTCCGGATTTTAGCAATGCCCGGTTGCGGATAGGCGATGCTACCTGGGCTGGAAATGTAGAATTGCATTTAAAGACTTCTGACTGGTACAGGCACAATCATCAGCGGGATTTACGGTATAAGAATGTGATTCTGCATGTGGTGTTTGAGCATGATCTGGATGAGACGACGACGCAGGGAATTCCTTGTCTGGAATTGCAGTCGGCTATTCCCAAAATGTTGCTGAACAGGTATGCGCAGCTGAAACATTCCGGTCATTTTGTGCCTTGTGGAGGGAATGTGGCAACAGTAGAGCGGTTGATCTGGAGAAACTGGAAAGACCGCATGCTGGTAGAGCGGTTAGAAAGCAGGGCAAATATGATGAAAGAGTGGCTGAATAAGAGCAGGAATAATTGGGAGGAGTGTTGCTACTGGGCGATTGCACACAGCTATGGGATGCCGGTAAATGGAGATGCATTTCTGAAGCTGGCCCAATCCCTGCCATATACACTGCTGGTGCGGAATAAGCATAATCTTGTACAGTTAGAAGCGCTTTTATTCGGGCAGGCGGGAATGCTGGAAGGGCAGTTTGTAGATGATTATCCATTAGAACTGCAGGCAGAATATGTATTTCTGAAGCGGAAATATCAACTGCTGTCATTGTTGCCTCATCAGTGGAGATGGTTGCGGATGCGGCCTTCTTCGTTTCCTTCGGTGAGGCTGGCCAGCCTGGCGGTATTGTTACAGCAGGGGAGGGATCTCTTTGCCCGGCTGCTGGAAATGAAAGATCTGCAACATTTTCAGCAGGTACTGTTTGCGCAGCCGGAGGGCTATTGGAAGGATCATTACAGGTTCGATACCCCGGCGGTGGTTATGCGCAGACCGGGCATAATGGTAACGAGGAATGTGATCATCAATAGTATTTTACCCTTGTTGTATTTATATGGCAGGGAGAAAGGATTGCCGGAATACCAGGAAAAGGCGTTGGGCATGATGGAAACGCTGCCCGCAGAGGAAAACAGTGTGATGGAAGGCTGGAAAAAAGTGGGGATACTGGCAGGAGATGCCGCAGATTCCCAGGCATTGCTGCACCTGAAGCAGCACTACTGTGAGGAAAAGCGATGTTTGGAATGCGCTGTAGGATGCAAATTGCTGAAGACTGGCATTGCCCTGTAA
- a CDS encoding homoserine dehydrogenase, which translates to MENKIINLGIFGFGCVGQGLYEVLNRTKGINARIKKICIKDPNKPRPIDASYFTTDKNDILQDPTIDVVVELINETEAAFEIVSTALRNGKAVVSASKRMIAENLPALYQLQVENKVPFLYEASSCASIPIVRNLEEYYDNDLLNAVEGICNGSTNYILTKIFEENQSFDEALQKAQELGFAETDPTLDIEGYDPKFKIVILLLHAFGTFVKPEEVFNFGIHRLNDFDIQFAKQRNSTVKLIAGCRRQNGSVNASVLPHLVKEHNLLYDVYNEYNGILLESAFTDKQFFVGKGAGGTATGSAVLSDISALTYNYRYEYKKIKQANSPVFTNDVQLKIYLRYRTADQVHLPDFYNISEKYESSTWRYIVGVINLEKLKEAKWLNNPDVNLLVLE; encoded by the coding sequence ATGGAAAACAAAATTATCAATCTGGGGATTTTCGGATTTGGTTGTGTGGGACAAGGACTTTACGAAGTATTGAACAGAACTAAAGGTATCAATGCGCGTATTAAGAAAATATGTATCAAGGACCCCAATAAGCCTCGTCCAATCGACGCCAGCTATTTCACTACAGACAAAAATGATATCTTACAGGACCCTACTATCGATGTAGTAGTGGAACTGATCAATGAAACAGAAGCTGCTTTCGAAATCGTAAGCACCGCTCTGCGTAATGGTAAAGCAGTAGTAAGCGCCAGCAAACGCATGATCGCCGAAAACCTGCCAGCACTCTACCAGTTACAGGTAGAAAACAAGGTGCCTTTCCTCTATGAGGCATCCAGCTGTGCCAGTATTCCGATCGTACGTAACCTGGAAGAATACTACGACAATGATCTGCTCAATGCAGTAGAAGGTATTTGTAACGGGTCTACAAATTACATCCTCACGAAAATATTCGAAGAAAATCAAAGCTTTGACGAAGCTCTTCAAAAGGCGCAGGAGCTGGGTTTTGCAGAAACTGACCCTACTTTGGATATCGAAGGGTACGATCCAAAATTCAAGATCGTTATCTTACTGTTACACGCCTTTGGTACATTCGTAAAACCGGAAGAAGTATTCAATTTTGGTATACATCGCCTGAATGATTTCGATATTCAGTTCGCAAAACAAAGGAACTCTACAGTGAAGCTCATAGCTGGTTGTAGAAGGCAAAACGGGAGTGTGAATGCATCAGTATTACCACATCTCGTGAAGGAACACAACCTGCTGTATGATGTATACAATGAGTACAATGGTATTCTGCTCGAAAGTGCATTTACCGACAAGCAGTTCTTTGTTGGTAAAGGTGCCGGTGGTACCGCTACTGGTAGCGCAGTGCTTTCCGACATCTCTGCACTGACATACAATTACAGATACGAGTATAAGAAGATCAAGCAGGCTAACTCTCCGGTGTTTACCAACGATGTGCAGTTAAAGATTTATCTGCGTTATCGTACAGCCGATCAGGTACATCTGCCAGACTTCTACAATATCTCTGAAAAATATGAATCCTCTACCTGGCGTTATATAGTTGGGGTGATCAATCTGGAAAAGCTGAAGGAAGCTAAATGGCTGAATAATCCAGATGTAAACCTGCTGGTATTGGAATAG